Proteins encoded by one window of Pseudonocardia alni:
- the metK gene encoding methionine adenosyltransferase produces the protein MSNTSRRLFTSESVTEGHPDKICDAVSDTILDAMLAQDPSSRVAVETLVTTGQVHVAGEVTTNAYVEIPQLVREKILEIGYDSSAKGFDGSSCGVNIAIGAQSPDIAQGVDTAYEKRVESAEDEIAKQGAGDQGLMFGYACEDTPELMPLPIALAHRLSRRLTEVRKNGTLPYLRPDGKTQVTIEYDGDKPVRLDTVVLSSQHAADVDLDGMLAPDILKHVVTPEVEALGWDPSQPRLLVNPTGRFVLGGPMGDAGLTGRKIIVDTYGGMARHGGGAFSGKDPSKVDRSAAYAMRWVAKNAVAAGLAGRIEVQVAYAIGKAAPVGLFVETFGTENVDPARIQAAIEEVFDLRPAAIIRDLKLLRPIYGPTAAYGHFGRTDVELPWEDTSRADALKSVAGG, from the coding sequence GTGTCCAACACGAGCCGTCGCCTGTTCACCAGCGAGTCGGTCACCGAGGGCCACCCCGACAAGATCTGTGACGCGGTGAGCGACACGATCCTCGACGCCATGCTCGCGCAGGACCCGAGCAGCCGGGTCGCCGTCGAGACCCTGGTGACCACCGGTCAGGTGCACGTCGCCGGTGAGGTCACCACCAACGCCTACGTCGAGATCCCGCAGCTGGTGCGGGAGAAGATCCTCGAGATCGGCTACGACTCCTCCGCCAAGGGCTTCGACGGCTCCTCCTGTGGCGTCAACATCGCCATCGGTGCGCAGTCGCCCGACATCGCCCAGGGGGTCGACACCGCCTACGAGAAGCGCGTCGAGTCCGCCGAGGACGAGATCGCCAAGCAGGGCGCCGGCGACCAGGGCCTGATGTTCGGCTACGCCTGCGAGGACACCCCCGAGCTGATGCCGCTGCCGATCGCGCTGGCGCACCGCCTGTCGCGCCGGCTGACCGAGGTCCGCAAGAACGGCACGCTGCCCTACCTGCGCCCGGACGGGAAGACCCAGGTCACCATCGAGTACGACGGCGACAAGCCGGTTCGGCTCGACACCGTGGTCCTGTCCTCCCAGCACGCCGCGGACGTCGACCTCGACGGCATGCTGGCTCCCGACATCCTCAAGCACGTCGTCACGCCCGAGGTGGAGGCGCTGGGCTGGGACCCGTCGCAGCCGCGGCTGCTGGTCAACCCGACCGGCCGCTTCGTGCTCGGCGGCCCGATGGGTGACGCGGGCCTCACCGGCCGCAAGATCATCGTCGACACCTACGGCGGCATGGCCCGCCACGGTGGCGGCGCCTTCTCCGGCAAGGACCCGTCGAAGGTCGACCGCTCCGCCGCATACGCCATGCGGTGGGTCGCCAAGAACGCCGTCGCCGCCGGGCTCGCCGGGCGGATCGAGGTCCAGGTCGCCTACGCGATCGGCAAGGCCGCCCCGGTCGGGCTGTTCGTGGAGACCTTCGGCACGGAGAACGTCGACCCGGCGCGGATCCAGGCCGCCATCGAGGAGGTCTTCGACCTGCGCCCGGCCGCGATCATCCGCGACCTGAAGCTGCTGCGCCCGATCTACGGGCCGACCGCCGCGTACGGCCACTTCGGCCGCACCGACGTCGAGCTGCCGTGGGAGGACACCTCCCGCGCCGACGCCCTGAAGTCGGTCGCCGGCGGCTGA
- a CDS encoding primosomal protein N' encodes MSSPRTAPAARARRPGRDRGQWQPAPARPVARVLVDVALPHLDRTFDYRVPTHLDDAAVPGVRVRVRFAGRLVDGFLLERSEDTAHAGKLAWVDKVVSPEPVLTAEVAGLARAVADRYAGVMADVLRLAVPARHARVESESPRERGAAEPAPVDRAGWEAYPRGGAFLDALAGGRAAHAVWQALPGEEWAARLAEAAVATRSAGRSALLVVPDQRDVARLHGACAALLGEDGVVALTAELGPAERYRRWLAVRRGSVRVVVGTRSAAFAPLGELGLLAVWDDGDDSHSEPRAPYPQVRDVLVLRAHREGAALLLAGFARTAEAQVLVETRWASPIAADRAGVRARMPRVTAIGETDTQLVRDPAARAARVPGVAFEAARAALTAGRPVLVQVPRSGYLPFLACASCRDAARCRHCAGPLGLPRSGAGSEGALPACRWCGRAEPAFRCGHCGSRRLRAGVVGAGRTAEELGRAFPGVTVRTSGGGAEVLDTVPAGPALVVATPGAEPVVDGGGAGYGAALLLDGWAMLARPDLRVAEETLRRWFAAAAGVVPHTDGGRVVVVAEASVPTVQALVRWDPAGHAEAELAERAEVGFPPAIRMASVEGPPAAVAEICDAVLGTGRVDPSPPEGVELLGPVEIDPPDRPGAGHGADDEVRERALLRVPRRAGRDLARALHDAQALRTARKAPETVRVRLDPDEID; translated from the coding sequence GTGAGCTCTCCGCGTACGGCACCGGCGGCCCGCGCCCGCCGCCCGGGGCGCGACCGGGGGCAGTGGCAGCCCGCCCCGGCCCGTCCGGTCGCGCGGGTGCTGGTCGACGTCGCGCTGCCGCACCTGGACCGGACCTTCGACTACCGCGTCCCGACCCATCTCGACGACGCCGCCGTCCCCGGTGTGCGGGTGCGGGTGCGCTTCGCCGGCCGCCTGGTCGACGGCTTCCTGCTGGAGCGCTCCGAGGACACCGCCCACGCCGGGAAGCTCGCCTGGGTCGACAAGGTCGTCTCGCCCGAACCGGTGCTCACCGCCGAGGTGGCCGGGCTGGCCCGGGCCGTCGCCGACCGCTACGCCGGGGTGATGGCCGACGTCCTGCGCCTCGCGGTGCCCGCCCGGCACGCCCGCGTCGAGTCCGAGAGCCCGCGGGAACGCGGCGCCGCCGAGCCCGCCCCGGTCGACCGTGCGGGCTGGGAGGCCTACCCGCGCGGCGGGGCGTTCCTCGACGCGCTGGCGGGCGGGCGCGCCGCGCACGCCGTCTGGCAGGCGCTGCCGGGGGAGGAGTGGGCGGCCCGGCTGGCCGAGGCCGCCGTCGCCACCCGGTCGGCCGGACGCTCGGCCCTGCTCGTCGTGCCCGACCAGCGTGACGTCGCCCGGCTGCACGGCGCCTGCGCGGCGCTGCTCGGCGAGGACGGGGTGGTCGCCCTGACCGCGGAGCTCGGGCCCGCCGAGCGCTACCGGCGCTGGCTGGCGGTGCGGCGGGGGAGCGTGCGGGTCGTCGTCGGCACCCGGTCCGCGGCGTTCGCCCCGCTCGGCGAGCTCGGCCTGCTGGCCGTCTGGGACGACGGCGACGACTCCCACTCCGAGCCCCGAGCCCCCTACCCGCAGGTCCGCGACGTGCTGGTGCTGCGCGCGCACCGCGAGGGCGCCGCGCTGCTGCTCGCGGGGTTCGCCCGGACCGCCGAGGCGCAGGTGCTCGTCGAGACCCGCTGGGCGAGTCCCATCGCGGCCGACCGTGCCGGGGTGCGTGCCCGGATGCCGCGGGTCACGGCGATCGGGGAGACCGACACCCAGCTCGTGCGGGACCCGGCCGCCCGCGCGGCCCGCGTCCCGGGCGTCGCGTTCGAGGCCGCCCGCGCCGCGCTGACCGCCGGGCGCCCGGTGCTGGTGCAGGTGCCGCGGTCGGGCTACCTGCCGTTCCTGGCATGCGCGTCCTGCCGCGACGCGGCCCGCTGCCGGCACTGCGCGGGCCCGCTGGGCCTGCCGCGTTCCGGCGCGGGTTCCGAGGGTGCACTGCCCGCCTGCCGCTGGTGCGGCCGGGCCGAGCCGGCGTTCCGCTGCGGGCACTGCGGGTCGCGACGGCTGCGGGCCGGGGTGGTCGGCGCCGGGCGCACCGCCGAGGAGCTCGGCCGCGCCTTCCCCGGTGTCACCGTGCGGACCTCCGGCGGGGGCGCCGAGGTGCTCGACACCGTCCCGGCCGGGCCCGCGCTGGTCGTCGCCACGCCGGGGGCGGAGCCGGTCGTCGACGGCGGCGGGGCCGGCTACGGCGCCGCGCTGCTGCTCGACGGCTGGGCGATGCTCGCCCGGCCGGACCTGCGCGTCGCCGAGGAGACGCTGCGCCGCTGGTTCGCCGCGGCCGCCGGGGTCGTGCCGCACACCGACGGCGGACGGGTCGTCGTCGTCGCCGAGGCGTCGGTGCCGACGGTGCAGGCGCTGGTGCGGTGGGACCCGGCCGGGCACGCCGAGGCCGAGCTCGCCGAACGCGCCGAGGTGGGGTTCCCGCCCGCGATCCGGATGGCCTCGGTGGAGGGGCCGCCCGCCGCCGTCGCCGAGATCTGCGACGCGGTGCTCGGCACCGGGCGCGTCGACCCGTCCCCGCCCGAGGGGGTGGAGCTGCTCGGACCGGTCGAGATCGACCCGCCGGACCGGCCCGGCGCCGGTCACGGCGCCGACGACGAGGTCCGCGAGCGCGCGCTGCTGCGGGTCCCGCGCCGCGCCGGTCGCGACCTGGCCCGTGCCCTGCACGACGCGCAGGCCCTGCGCACCGCCCGCAAGGCCCCCGAGACCGTCCGGGTCCGGCTCGACCCCGACGAGATCGACTGA
- the def gene encoding peptide deformylase has protein sequence MPIQPVRLFGDPVLRTRATEVTDFDAELRKLVSDLTDTMHDEGGAGLAAPQIGVGKRVFVYDCDGFSGHLVNPTWEAVGEDEQFGMEGCLSIPGLGWDCRRKLHVVARGWDMHGEPQVVEGSELLARAIQHETDHLDGVLFVDRLDAETRKLAMREIREAAWFGEPEPVVKASPHPMFGKAR, from the coding sequence GTGCCCATCCAGCCCGTCCGGCTGTTCGGCGACCCGGTCCTGCGCACCCGCGCCACCGAGGTCACCGACTTCGACGCGGAGCTGCGCAAGCTCGTCAGCGACCTGACCGACACCATGCACGACGAGGGCGGTGCCGGTCTGGCCGCGCCGCAGATCGGCGTCGGCAAGCGGGTGTTCGTCTACGACTGCGACGGTTTCTCCGGGCACCTGGTCAACCCGACCTGGGAGGCCGTCGGTGAGGACGAGCAGTTCGGCATGGAGGGCTGCCTGTCCATCCCCGGGCTCGGCTGGGACTGCCGGCGCAAGCTGCACGTCGTCGCGCGGGGCTGGGACATGCACGGTGAGCCGCAGGTGGTCGAGGGCTCCGAGCTGCTGGCGCGGGCCATCCAGCACGAGACCGACCACCTCGACGGCGTGCTGTTCGTCGACCGGCTCGACGCCGAGACCCGCAAGCTGGCGATGCGCGAGATCCGGGAGGCCGCCTGGTTCGGCGAGCCCGAGCCGGTCGTCAAGGCGAGCCCGCACCCCATGTTCGGCAAGGCTCGATGA
- the fmt gene encoding methionyl-tRNA formyltransferase yields MRLLFAGTPDPAVPSLRALLEHPGHEVVAVLTRPDAPAGRGRRLTRSPVGELADAAGIPVLTPAKPSGPEFLDTLRALAPDCAPVVAYGALLPRPVLDVPVHGWVNLHFSLLPAWRGAAPVQSAIRHGDDVTGATTFRLEEGMDTGPTYGLVTETVGATDTAGDLLGRLAESGARLLAATLDGIADGTLTAVPQPAEGVSLAPKVTTADARADFTTPAAALDRLIRSVTPEPGAWCGFRDDRLGLGPVRPLRTGEVELAPGELRVERRRVLAGTATVPVELGEVKPKGKRFMPAPDWARGARIDGVEYLG; encoded by the coding sequence ATGAGGCTGCTGTTCGCCGGCACCCCCGACCCGGCGGTGCCGTCGCTGCGGGCGCTGCTGGAGCACCCCGGCCACGAGGTCGTCGCGGTGCTGACCCGCCCGGACGCCCCCGCCGGGCGCGGCCGCAGGCTCACCCGCTCCCCGGTCGGCGAGCTCGCCGACGCGGCGGGGATCCCCGTGCTGACCCCCGCGAAGCCGTCGGGCCCGGAGTTCCTCGACACCCTGCGCGCGCTCGCCCCGGACTGCGCACCGGTCGTCGCCTACGGGGCGCTGCTGCCCCGCCCGGTGCTGGACGTGCCCGTCCACGGCTGGGTCAACCTGCACTTCTCGCTGCTGCCCGCCTGGCGCGGCGCGGCCCCGGTGCAGTCCGCGATCCGGCACGGCGACGACGTCACCGGCGCCACCACGTTCCGGCTCGAGGAGGGCATGGACACCGGGCCCACCTACGGCCTGGTCACCGAGACCGTCGGCGCGACCGACACCGCGGGCGACCTGCTGGGCAGGCTCGCCGAGTCCGGTGCCCGGTTGCTCGCCGCGACCCTGGACGGCATCGCCGACGGCACGCTGACCGCCGTCCCGCAGCCCGCCGAGGGGGTCTCGCTCGCGCCGAAGGTCACGACCGCCGACGCCCGCGCCGACTTCACCACCCCGGCCGCCGCGCTGGACCGGCTGATCCGCTCGGTCACCCCCGAGCCCGGCGCGTGGTGCGGGTTCCGCGACGACCGCCTCGGGCTCGGCCCGGTCCGCCCGTTGCGCACCGGTGAGGTCGAGCTCGCGCCGGGGGAGCTGCGGGTCGAGCGCCGCCGGGTGCTGGCCGGGACCGCGACCGTCCCCGTCGAGCTGGGCGAGGTGAAGCCGAAGGGCAAGCGGTTCATGCCCGCACCGGACTGGGCCCGCGGCGCCCGGATCGACGGCGTCGAGTACCTGGGCTGA
- a CDS encoding RsmB/NOP family class I SAM-dependent RNA methyltransferase, with product MLTAVRERDAYANLALPGILRRHRLRDRDAGLATELGYGTLRAQGLLDTIIDACTDRPLAKIEHALLDALRLGAYQLLRTRVPDHAAVTTCVELVRSDHGSQSAGFVNAVLRRIGEHTEAEWLDRLAPDPAEDPVGDAALRHAHPRWIAQAFADALGGTGEELTAALAADDTRPRVHLLARPGEITAEELALATGGEQAPYSPYGVHLEPGSGDVGELDAVAEGLAIVQDEGSQLVAAALARAELLGEDTGRWLDLCAGPGGKASLLGGLVAARGGTLDAVESSEHRADLVRRSVAELPVTVHVADGREAPLPDGGYDRVLVDAPCTGLGALRRRPEARWRRRPEDIATLTRLQRELLVAALRHVRPGGVVAYVTCSPHVSETVGVVGRIVGRDGRPGPAGAVEQLDARAWLPGEVPGLGDGPTVQLWPHVHGTDAMFLALLRRPLDD from the coding sequence CTGCTGACCGCCGTCCGCGAGCGCGACGCCTACGCCAACCTCGCACTGCCCGGCATCCTGCGCCGCCACCGGCTGCGCGACCGCGACGCCGGCCTGGCGACCGAGCTCGGCTACGGCACCCTGCGCGCGCAGGGCCTGCTCGACACGATCATCGACGCCTGCACCGACCGCCCGCTGGCCAAGATCGAGCACGCACTGCTCGACGCGCTGCGCCTGGGCGCCTACCAGCTGCTGCGCACCCGGGTGCCCGACCACGCGGCCGTCACCACCTGCGTCGAGCTGGTCCGGTCCGATCACGGTTCGCAGTCGGCCGGGTTCGTCAACGCGGTCCTGCGCCGCATCGGCGAGCACACCGAGGCCGAGTGGCTCGACCGCCTCGCCCCCGACCCCGCCGAGGACCCGGTCGGCGACGCCGCGCTGCGCCACGCCCACCCGCGCTGGATCGCGCAGGCCTTCGCCGACGCGCTCGGCGGGACCGGTGAGGAGCTGACCGCCGCCCTCGCCGCCGACGACACCCGACCGCGCGTGCACCTGCTCGCCCGGCCCGGCGAGATCACCGCCGAGGAGCTGGCCCTCGCCACCGGCGGCGAGCAGGCGCCCTACTCGCCCTACGGGGTGCACCTGGAACCGGGCAGCGGCGACGTCGGCGAGCTCGACGCCGTCGCCGAGGGGCTCGCGATCGTCCAGGACGAGGGCAGCCAGCTCGTCGCCGCCGCGCTCGCCCGGGCCGAGCTGCTGGGCGAGGACACCGGTCGCTGGCTCGACCTGTGCGCCGGGCCGGGCGGCAAGGCGTCGCTGCTGGGTGGGCTCGTCGCCGCCCGGGGCGGGACGCTCGACGCGGTCGAGTCCAGCGAGCACCGCGCCGACCTCGTGCGCCGGTCCGTCGCGGAGTTGCCGGTCACCGTGCACGTCGCCGACGGCCGGGAGGCCCCGCTGCCCGACGGCGGCTACGACCGGGTGCTCGTCGACGCGCCCTGCACCGGGCTGGGCGCGCTGCGCCGCCGCCCCGAGGCCCGCTGGCGGCGCCGCCCCGAGGACATCGCGACGCTGACCCGGCTGCAGCGCGAGCTGCTCGTCGCTGCGCTGCGGCACGTCCGCCCCGGCGGCGTCGTCGCCTACGTCACCTGCTCGCCGCACGTGTCGGAGACCGTCGGCGTCGTCGGCCGGATCGTCGGCCGCGACGGACGCCCCGGCCCGGCCGGTGCCGTCGAACAGCTCGACGCGCGCGCCTGGCTGCCCGGCGAGGTCCCCGGCCTCGGGGACGGGCCGACCGTCCAGCTGTGGCCGCACGTGCACGGCACCGACGCGATGTTCCTGGCGCTGCTGCGCCGCCCGCTCGACGACTGA
- the rpe gene encoding ribulose-phosphate 3-epimerase produces MIAPSILSADFARLGEEAAAVGGDGTGNGADWLHVDVMDAHFVPNLTLGLPVVQSLRAATDIPLDCHLMIEDPDRWAPGYAEAGARNVTVHAEAAHDPVMLAKNLRAAGSLAGLSIKPGTPLDPWVEVLRHYDTLLVMSVEPGFGGQSFIPEVLDKVRTVRNLVDTGHLTVLVEIDGGINADTIDAAAEAGVDCFVAGSAVYGAEDPGRAVAALRDSVRRANPHRWAG; encoded by the coding sequence ATGATCGCGCCCAGCATCCTCTCGGCCGACTTCGCCCGACTCGGCGAGGAGGCCGCCGCCGTGGGCGGCGACGGGACCGGGAACGGCGCGGACTGGCTGCACGTCGACGTCATGGACGCGCACTTCGTGCCGAACCTGACGCTCGGCCTGCCGGTGGTGCAGAGCCTGCGCGCCGCCACCGACATCCCGCTCGACTGCCACCTGATGATCGAGGACCCGGACCGCTGGGCCCCGGGCTACGCCGAGGCGGGCGCCCGCAACGTCACCGTGCACGCCGAGGCCGCCCACGATCCGGTGATGCTCGCCAAGAACCTGCGCGCCGCCGGGTCCCTCGCCGGGCTGTCGATCAAGCCCGGCACCCCGCTCGACCCCTGGGTCGAGGTGCTCCGCCACTACGACACGCTGCTGGTCATGAGCGTCGAGCCCGGCTTCGGCGGGCAGAGCTTCATCCCCGAGGTCCTCGACAAGGTCCGCACCGTCCGCAACCTGGTCGACACCGGGCACCTCACCGTGCTCGTCGAGATCGACGGCGGCATCAACGCCGACACCATCGACGCGGCCGCCGAGGCCGGCGTCGACTGCTTCGTCGCCGGGTCGGCCGTCTACGGCGCCGAGGACCCGGGCCGCGCCGTCGCCGCGCTGCGCGACAGCGTCCGCCGCGCGAACCCGCACCGCTGGGCCGGCTGA
- the ribD gene encoding bifunctional diaminohydroxyphosphoribosylaminopyrimidine deaminase/5-amino-6-(5-phosphoribosylamino)uracil reductase RibD has translation MRRALAASVEVHGTTSPNPAVGCVILDRHGEVAGVGATARPGGPHAERVALAAAGPRAAGGTAVVTLEPCNHTGRTPPCVEGLLEAGIARVHAAVADPNPVAAGGLDRLRAAGVDVTLGTLADEVALGPLRGWLHRTRTGRPHVTWKVATTLDGRVAAADGTSRWITGPAARGTVHDLRRRMDAIVAGTGTVLSDDPALTARRPDGTLFDHQPLRVVVGHRDVPPGARLARTDEAGTADVLHLRTRDPGEVLAELSHRTVVDVLLEGGPTLAGAFVAAGLVDRVLVHLAPALLGAGPHALGDAGVVTIADIVRLHVDEIHRVGDDVVIDARPASGPTGPDVPQ, from the coding sequence ATGCGCCGTGCCCTGGCCGCATCCGTGGAGGTCCACGGCACCACCAGCCCCAACCCGGCGGTCGGCTGCGTCATCCTCGACCGGCACGGCGAGGTGGCAGGCGTCGGCGCCACCGCACGACCCGGCGGCCCGCACGCCGAACGGGTCGCGCTCGCCGCGGCGGGCCCGCGGGCCGCGGGCGGCACCGCGGTGGTCACCCTCGAACCGTGCAACCACACCGGCCGCACCCCGCCGTGCGTGGAAGGTCTCCTGGAGGCGGGTATCGCCCGCGTGCACGCCGCGGTCGCCGACCCGAACCCCGTCGCCGCGGGCGGTCTGGACCGGCTGCGCGCCGCCGGAGTGGATGTGACACTCGGCACGCTCGCCGACGAGGTCGCGCTCGGTCCGCTGCGCGGCTGGCTGCACCGCACGCGCACCGGACGCCCCCACGTGACCTGGAAGGTCGCCACCACGCTCGACGGCCGCGTCGCCGCCGCCGACGGCACCAGCCGCTGGATCACCGGCCCGGCCGCGCGCGGCACGGTGCATGACCTGCGCCGCAGGATGGACGCGATCGTCGCGGGCACGGGTACCGTCCTGTCCGACGACCCGGCGCTGACCGCCCGCCGGCCCGACGGCACCTTGTTCGACCACCAGCCCCTGCGGGTGGTGGTGGGACACCGCGACGTCCCGCCCGGCGCCCGGCTGGCCCGGACCGACGAAGCCGGCACCGCCGACGTGCTCCACCTCCGCACCCGCGATCCGGGGGAGGTGCTCGCCGAGCTCAGCCACCGGACCGTGGTGGACGTGCTCCTCGAGGGCGGACCGACCCTCGCCGGTGCGTTCGTCGCCGCAGGACTCGTCGACCGGGTGCTCGTGCACCTGGCCCCGGCCCTGCTCGGCGCGGGACCGCACGCCCTCGGTGACGCGGGCGTGGTAACGATCGCCGACATCGTTCGGTTGCACGTGGACGAGATCCACCGCGTCGGCGACGACGTGGTCATCGACGCACGACCGGCATCCGGCCCGACCGGGCCGGACGTGCCGCAGTAG
- a CDS encoding riboflavin synthase — protein sequence MFTGIVEEVGEVVDVRTDDDVVVLTVRAALAAEVGHGESVAVNGCCLTAVVTGPGAATLTLELVPETLKRTSLGAVGAGSGVNLERAVPAGGRLDGHIVQGHVDGIGTVVSRTPGERSDEVRFSLPAELARYVVEKGSVAVDGVSLTVATVYPDGFGVALIPTTLAETTLGSRAPGDPVNLEVDVIAKYVERMTAGYLQGPGSGQEGVAR from the coding sequence ATGTTCACCGGGATCGTGGAGGAGGTCGGCGAGGTCGTCGACGTCCGCACCGACGACGACGTCGTCGTGCTGACCGTGCGCGCGGCACTGGCCGCCGAGGTCGGGCACGGGGAGTCGGTCGCGGTGAACGGCTGTTGTCTCACCGCCGTCGTCACCGGGCCGGGCGCGGCCACGCTCACCCTGGAGCTGGTGCCCGAGACGCTGAAGCGGACCTCGCTCGGCGCTGTCGGTGCCGGGTCCGGGGTCAACCTGGAGCGCGCCGTGCCCGCCGGTGGCCGGCTCGACGGCCACATCGTGCAGGGGCACGTGGACGGCATCGGCACCGTGGTCTCCCGCACCCCCGGCGAGCGCAGCGACGAGGTCCGGTTCTCGCTGCCCGCCGAGCTCGCCCGCTACGTCGTCGAGAAGGGCTCCGTCGCCGTCGACGGTGTCTCGCTGACCGTCGCCACCGTGTACCCGGACGGGTTCGGGGTGGCGCTGATCCCGACGACCCTCGCCGAGACCACACTGGGGTCGCGCGCCCCGGGGGACCCGGTCAACCTGGAGGTCGACGTGATCGCCAAGTACGTGGAACGCATGACCGCGGGGTACCTGCAGGGGCCCGGGTCCGGACAGGAAGGGGTCGCCCGGTGA
- a CDS encoding bifunctional 3,4-dihydroxy-2-butanone-4-phosphate synthase/GTP cyclohydrolase II — translation MSPSERAERFAQIEKAIADIAEGKPVVVMDDEDRENEGDLIFAASKATAELLAFTVRYTSGYVCVAITGEACERLDLPPMHHTNRDSFRTAYTVTVDAKEGVTTGISAQDRAHTIRTLADPGTDRHDLVRPGHVVPLQAREGGVLRRPGHTEAAVDLARMAGLPAAGALCEIVSEKNTGEMARGEELGVFAADHDLTLITIADLIAYRRRYEKHVERVATARIPTGHGDFLAHGYDCTLDGTEHIAMVMGDVATPADDGEDVLVRVHSECLTGDVLGSLRCDCGPQLDAALEAVAKEGRGVVLYMRGHEGRGIGLLHKLQAYQLQEAGADTVDANLAMGLPADARDYGIGAQILADLGVKSMRLLTNNPDKRAGLEGYGLRVVGREPMPVRATPQNLRYLRTKRDRMGHDLPDLGEVADPAL, via the coding sequence ATGTCCCCCTCGGAGCGGGCCGAGCGCTTCGCCCAGATCGAGAAGGCCATCGCCGACATCGCCGAGGGCAAGCCGGTCGTCGTGATGGACGACGAGGACCGCGAGAACGAGGGCGACCTGATCTTCGCCGCGTCGAAGGCGACCGCGGAGCTGCTGGCGTTCACCGTCCGCTACACCTCCGGCTACGTCTGCGTGGCCATCACCGGTGAGGCCTGCGAGCGGCTCGACCTGCCGCCGATGCACCACACCAACCGCGACTCCTTCCGCACCGCGTACACGGTCACCGTGGACGCGAAGGAGGGCGTCACCACCGGCATCTCCGCCCAGGACCGTGCGCACACGATCCGCACGCTCGCGGACCCGGGGACCGACCGGCACGACCTGGTCCGGCCCGGGCACGTCGTGCCGCTGCAGGCCCGTGAAGGCGGGGTGCTGCGCCGTCCCGGGCACACCGAGGCCGCGGTCGACCTCGCCCGGATGGCGGGCCTGCCCGCCGCCGGCGCGCTGTGCGAGATCGTCTCGGAAAAGAACACCGGAGAGATGGCCCGCGGCGAGGAACTCGGCGTGTTCGCCGCCGACCACGACCTCACGCTGATCACCATCGCCGACCTCATCGCCTACCGGCGCCGCTACGAGAAGCACGTCGAGCGGGTCGCTACCGCGCGGATCCCCACCGGCCACGGTGACTTCCTCGCGCACGGCTACGACTGCACCCTCGACGGTACCGAGCACATCGCCATGGTGATGGGCGACGTCGCCACCCCCGCCGACGACGGCGAGGACGTGCTCGTCCGGGTGCACTCCGAGTGCCTCACCGGAGACGTCCTCGGCTCGCTGCGCTGCGACTGCGGCCCCCAGCTCGACGCGGCCCTGGAGGCCGTCGCCAAGGAGGGCCGCGGCGTCGTGCTCTACATGCGTGGACACGAGGGCCGGGGGATCGGCCTGCTGCACAAGCTGCAGGCCTACCAGCTCCAGGAGGCCGGCGCCGACACCGTCGACGCCAACCTCGCGATGGGGCTGCCCGCCGACGCCCGGGACTACGGCATCGGCGCCCAGATCCTCGCCGACCTCGGCGTGAAGTCGATGCGGCTGCTCACCAACAACCCGGACAAGCGCGCCGGGCTGGAGGGCTACGGGCTGCGCGTCGTCGGTCGCGAGCCGATGCCGGTGCGCGCGACCCCGCAGAACCTGCGCTACCTGCGGACCAAGCGCGACCGGATGGGCCACGACCTGCCCGACCTCGGCGAGGTCGCCGACCCGGCGCTCTGA